A single Cannabis sativa cultivar Pink pepper isolate KNU-18-1 chromosome 7, ASM2916894v1, whole genome shotgun sequence DNA region contains:
- the LOC115698140 gene encoding actin-related protein 4 has protein sequence MYGGDEVSAIVIDLGSHTCKAGYAGEDAPKAVFPSVVGSIDQVDVDDSANAEMNSGSALEPKPNANSDKAKAKRKLYVGSQALGFRRDNMEVLSPTKDGIVADWDLVDSIWDHAFRECLLIDPKEHPMLLAEPSSNTQLQRERTAELMFEKYKVPALFLAKNAVLTSFASGRATSLVVDSGGGSTTVAPVHDGYVLQKAVLSSPIGGEFLTDCLVKSLESKGISIKPRYSFKRKETRPGEFQIVDLDVPNTTESYRLYSQRVIASDIKECVCRAPDTPYDESAYSNIPMTPYELPDGQTIEIGSDRFKIPDILFNPSLVQTIPGMESFAEIAPSVRALPQMVIESINKCDVDIRRELFSSILLSGGTASMQQLKERLEKDLLEESPQAARVKVLASGNATERRFSVWIGGSILASLGSFQQMWFSKSEYEEHGASYIQRKCP, from the exons ATGTATGGAGGAG ATGAGGTATCGGCTATTGTAATTGATCTGGGTTCTCATACTTGCAAAGCTGGTTATGCTGGTGAAGATGCACCCAAGGCTGTTTTTCCATCT GTTGTTGGATCAATTGATCAAGTGGATGTGGATGACTCTGCAAATGCTGAAATGAACTCTGGATCTGCTCTTGAACCTAAACCCAATGCGAATTCTGACAAAGCCAAGGCAAAGCGAAAATTATATGTAGGATCTCAAGCTTTAGGATTTCGCCGGGACAATATGGAG GTGCTGTCACCTACTAAGGATGGAATTGTTGCTGATTGGGATCTAGTTGACAGCATATGGGACCATGCTTTTAG GGAGTGTCTACTGATTGATCCGAAAGAGCACCCAATGCTACTTGCAGAGCCATCATCAAACACCCAACTACAAAGAGAAAG GACAGCAGAGCTAATGTTTGAAAAGTACAAAGTTCCGGCCTTGTTTTTGGCGAAGAATGCT GTTTTGACATCCTTTGCGTCAGGACGAGCTACTTCATTAGTTGTTGATAG TGGCGGAGGATCAACTACAGTCGCTCCAGTTCATGATGGTTATGTTCTTCAAAAG GCTGTGTTATCTTCTCCTATTGGTGGGGAATTTCTTACTGATTGCTTGGTGAAAAGTTTGGAGAGCAAAGGTATATCG ATTAAACCTAGATATTCTTTCAAGAGAAAGGAAACACGACCTGGAGAATTTCAG ATCGTTGACCTCGATGTACCAAATACAACAGAAAGCTACAGGCTTTATTCACAG AGGGTGATTGCTAGTGACATCAAGGAATGCGTGTGTCGAGCCCCTGATACTCCATATGATG AAAGTGCATATTCAAATATTCCAATGACTCCTTATGAACTTCCTGATGGCCA GACGATTgaaataggatctgataggttcaAGATACCCGATATACTATTTAATCCATCCCTTGTTCAG ACAATTCCTGGTATGGAGAGTTTTGCAGAAATCGCCCCTTCTGTTCGTGCATTGCCTCAAATG GTTATAGAAAGTATCAACAAGTGTGATGTAGACATTCGTAGAGAGCTATTCAGTAGCATTCTG CTTTCTGGTGGCACAGCATCAATGCAACAGTTGAAAGAACGCCTCGAGAAAGATCTGCTCGAg GAATCTCCTCAAGCTGCTAGAGTTAAAGTCTTGGCAAGTGGAAATGCAACCGAAAGGCGATTTAG TGTATGGATAGGAGGGAGTATATTGGCTTCGCTCGGCTCGTTTCAGCAAATGTGGTTCTCTAAATCCGA GTATGAAGAGCATGGAGCTTCTTACATTCAAAGAAAATGCCCTTAA